Genomic DNA from Streptomyces venezuelae:
AGCTGGTCAACGGCAGCGCGACGTGGCAGAACGTCGGCGCCGGTTCCTACACCGTGCTCGTCTCCTGCAAGGACGGCACGTCGGTCGGGCCGCAGACCGTCGCCGTCGGCGCCGCGCCGACGACCTCCTCGACGCACGCGCCCGCGCGCGGCGTCCGTGGCGGGCTCGGCGGCGGCACGGAGGACCGGGGCACGCTGACGCTCGTCGGCGGCGGGACCCTGGTGGCCGCGGCGGCGCTCGGCGGCGGCATCTGGTACCTGCGCCGTCGCGCGTCGGCCGGGCGTACCTGACGGGCGTCGGGACCACGACCGGCGCGGCGTCCCGGACGCCTCGGACTGCCGCCCATCCGCCACCACCGCGGGTGGGCGGCAGCCGCGTGCGGGGGCCCCTGCCCGTGCGGTGAGGCGCACTTGCCCGCGCGCCCGAGGCACCCTTGCCCGCCCCACCGAACCGACTTACCGTCCTCCCAGCCGACAGGGAGGGCGCGTTCATGCCACGACCGCTCAGCGTTCAGCTCTACACCGTGCGCGATCAGCTCGTCGCCGACCGGGAGGGGACGCTGCGCCGCCTCGCCGGTCTCGGGTACGGCGCCGTGGAGGCGTACGACGTGCTCGGCGACCCGAAGGGGCTGCGGCGGATCGTCGACGACCTCGGGCTCGCCGTGTCCGGCACGCACACCGTGCAGCTGCTCGGCCCGGAACCCGGCCCCGTCCTCGACGCGGTGGCGACGCTCGGCACCGATCTGGCGATCGTCCCGGCGGGCATCCCGCCCGAGGAGTTCACCTCGCGCGACGGCCTGGCACGGACCGCAGACCGCCTCAACTCCCTCGCCGACGTGGCCGGACGGCACGGCATACGCATCGGTTACCACAACCACTGGTGGGAGATGGAGCCCCGCTTCGACGACGGAGGAGCGGGGCTCCTGCACGCCGTCGACCTCCTCGCCGGCCTGCTCGACCCCGCCGTCTTCCTGGAGGTCGACACCTACTGGGCGGCGGTCGGCGGCGCCGACGTCCCGGCGCTCCTGCGGCGCCTCGGCGACCGCGTGTGGGCCCTGCACCTCAAGGACGGGCCCGGCACGAAGGAGGACCCGAACGTGGCGGTCGGCGGCGGCACCATGCCGGTGCCGGAGATCCTCGCCGCCGCACCGGACGCCTTGCGGATCGTCGAGTTCGACTCCTGCGCGGGCGACGGCGACACCCTCTTCGACGAGCTCGCCGCAAGCCGCGTCTATCTCGCCTCGCTGGCGGCGGCATGACCGCGGCACCCGGGGGCGCGGGACCCGTCGGCGTCGCCGTCGTCGGAGCCGGTGTCATCAGCGCCCAGTACCTGAGTACGGTGAGCCGGTTTCCTGACGTCCGGATCGTGGCCGTCGCCGACCTCGACGAGGAGCGCGCCGCCGCCGTGGCCCGCACCCACGGCATACCCGTGTCCGGCGGCCCCGCGGACGTGCTGGCCCTCCCCGAGGTGGAACTCGTCGTCAACCTCACCGTGCCCACCGCGCACGCGCGGGTGGCGGCGGCCGCCCTGCGCGCCGGGAAGCACGTCTACGGCGAGAAGCCCATCACGCTCGTCCCCGCGGAGGCGGAGAAGCTGCTGGCCGAGGCCTCGGAGCGCGGGCTCCTCGTCGGGAACGCGCCGGACACGTTCCTCGGCGCGGGCCTGCAGTCGGCGCTGCGCGCCGTCGCGGCCGGGCACATCGGCGCTCCCGTGGCGGCGACGACGGTCACGCAGGGCCTCGGGCCGGAGGCGTGGCACCCCGATCCCGCGTTCTTCTATCAGCCGGGCGCGGGCCCGCTCTTCGACCTGGGTCCGTACTACCTGACCTCGCTCGTCGCCCTGTTCGGCAGCGTGGAGCAGGTGGCCGCGACGGCGGCGCGCGCCCGTGAGGAGCGGGTCGTCGGTTCGGGGCCGAAGGCGGGGCAGGCGTTCCCCGTCGACGTACCGACGCATGTGTCGTCGCTCCTACGGTTCGCCTCGGGGGTGCGCGCCCACTCGACGTTCAGCTTCGACTCGGCACTCCCCCGCATCCGGTTCGAGATAACCGGCACTGAAGGCACGCTGTCCGTGCCCGACCCGAACACGTTCGGCGGCCCGCTGAGGCTGCTGCCCAACGGTTCCGGCACGTGGCGTGAGCTGCCCGTGCGGGGGCGGACCGACGGGCGGGGGCTCGGCGTGGTCGACATGGCGCGGGCCGTGCGCGGCGGCGGGCCGCACCGGGCGTCCGGCGCGCTCGCGCTGCACGTCCTGCAGACGATGACGGCGATCACGCACTCCGCGGACCGGGCGGAGTTCGTGCCGCTCGCCGCGCAGGTGGTGCCGCCCGAACCGCTGCCGGAGGACTGGGACCCCGAGGAGCCGACCCTGGGGGCCGGAAGCCGCGGCCACGGGGAGGGAGCGTCGCCGTGACGGTCGCAGCCGCGAGCCCATCGAGGGCTACGGCGCCTCCAGCTCCTCGATCGTCCGCGTGAGCCACTGCGTCCAGAACGTCTCCAGGTCGATGCCCGCGCGCAGCACCACATGGCGCAGCCGGTCCTCGACGGCGTCCTTGCCCGGCGGGAAGTCCCGCTGCTCGATCTCCTCGTACTCGGCCAACTGCCGCCGATGGAGGTCGAGATGGCGGTGCAGGTCCTCCCGGATGCCCTGCGTGCCGACGACCGCGGCGGCGCGCAGGCGCAGCAGGAGCGTGTCGCGCAGCGGCTTGGGGTCCTGGCTCGCCGCCGTCCAGCGGGCCAGTTCCTCGCGGCCCGCCGGCAGCACCTCGTACTCCTTCTTCTGCCCGCGCGTCGCCCCTTGCCGCGGCAGTGCGCGGATCGCGCCGTCCCGCTCCAGCCTGCCCAGCTCGCGGTAGATCTGCTGGTGCGTGGCCGACCAGAAGTAGCCGATCGACTTGTCGAACCTGCGGGTCAGTTCGAGGCCGGACGAGGGCTTCTCCAGGAGGGCGGTGAGGATCGCGTGCGGGAGTGACATGCGGCAATCCTAGGGACGACGGCCCGTGCCGCGGGGCCGCCTCACAGCGCGGCGGCCAGCTCCGTGCCCTGCTTGATGGCGCGCTTGGCGTCCAGTTCGGCGGCCACGTCCGCGCCGCCGATGAGGTGCACGGCGACTCCGGCGGCGACGAGTTCCTCGTACAGGTCGCGGCGCGGCTCCTGGCCGGAGCAGAGCACGACGGTGTCGACGGGGATGACGGACGACTCGCCGTCGACGGTGATGTGCAGGCCCGCGTCGTCGATCAGGTCGTAGCTGACGCCCGCCACCATGGCGACGCCGCGGTGGCGCAGTTCGGTGCGGTGGATCCAGCCCGTGGTCTTGCCGAGGCCCTTGCCGACCTTGGACGTCTTGCGCTGCAGCAGGTGGACGGTGCGCGGCGGCGTGGGCCGCTCGGGCTTCGTCAGGCCGCCGCGCTCACGGTAGTCCATGTCGACGCCCCACTGGCGGAAGTACGTCGCCGGGTCCAGGCTCGCCTTCTCGCCGCCGTCGGTGAGGAACTCGGCGACGTCGAAACCGATGCCGCCCGCGCCGATGATCGCGACGCGCTCCCCCACGGGTGCCTCGTCGCGCAGCACGTCGAGGTAGCCGACGACGCTGGGGTGGTCGATGCCCGGGATATCGGGGGTGCGCGGGGTGACGCCCGCGGCGACGACGACCTCGTCGAAGGCGTCCTGGGCGAGCTCGTCCGCGGTGACGACGGTGTTCAGCCGGACGGTGACCCCGCGCAGGTCGAGCTGGGTGCGGAAGTAGCGCAGGGTCTCGTCGAACTCCTCTTTGCCGGGGATCTTCCTGGCGACGTTGAGCTGGCCGCCGATCTCGTCGGCGGCGTCGAAGAGGGTGACGTCGTGGCCGCGTTCGGCGGCGGAGACGGCGAAGGCGAGGCCGGCGGGGCCCGCGCCGACGACGGCGAGGCGCTTCCTGGTGCGGGTGGGCGAGAGCACGAGCTCGGTCTCGTGGCAGGCGCGCGGGTTCACCAGGCAGGAGGTGATCTGCAGGTTGAAGGTGTGGTCCAGGCAGGCCTGGTTGCAGCCGATGCAGGTGTTGATGGCCTCGGGCCGCTCGTCCTTCGCCTTGTTGACGAAGTCGGGGTCGGCGAGCAGCGGGCGGGCGAGGGACACCATGTCGGCGGCGCCGTCGGCCAGCAACTGCTCGGCGATCTCCGGGGTGTTGATGCGGTTGACGGTCACGAGCGGCACGGAGACCTCGCCCATGAGCTTCTTCGTCACGAAGCTGTACGCGCCGCGCGGCACCGACGTGGCGATGGTGGGGATGCGTGCCTCGTGCCAGCCGATGCCGGTGTTGATGATGGTCGCGCCCGCCGCCTCGATCTCCTTGGCGAGGTGGACGACCTCTTCGAGGGTCGAGCCGCCGGGGACGAGGTCCAGCATGGACAGGCGGTAGATGATGATGAAGTCGGCTCCGACGCGTTCGCGGGTGCGGCGGACGATCTCGACGGGGAAGCGGATGCGGTTCTCGTAGGAGCCGCCCCAGCGGTCGGTGCGCTGGTTGGTGGGGGCCGCGATGAACTCGTTGATGAGGTAGCCCTCGGAGCCCATGACCTCGACGCCGTCGTAGCCGGCGGACTTGGCGAGCTCGGCGGCGCGCACGAAGTCCTCGACGGTCTGCTCGACCTCGTCGTCGGTGAGTTCGCGGGGCGCGAACGGGCTGATCGGGGCCTGCAGCGCGCTCGGGGCGACGAGCTTGTCGTGGTAGGCGTACCGCCCGAAGTGCAGGATCTGCATCGCGATCCTGCCGCCCTCGGCGTGCACGGCGGCGGTGATCGCCTCGTGCTCCTTCGCCTCGGCGTCGGTGGTCAGCTTGGCGCCGCCGTCCCAGGGCCTGCCGAGCTCGTTCGGGGCGATGCCGCCGGTGACGATGAGGCCGACGCCGCCGCGGGCGCGGGTCGCGTAGAACTCCGCCATCCGCTCGAAACCGCCCGGCGCCTCTTCCAGGCCCACGTGCATGGAGCCCATGAGGACCCGGTTGGGCAGGGTGGTGAAGCCCAGGTCGAGCGGGTTCAGCAGGTTCGGGTAACGGCTCATGCGGCCCCTCCGTACGCGGTGTCTACGGAAGCATTTGTAGACCAGCGCGAGGCCGGTATGCAACTAGTTGCATAAACGTGAGCAGTATCTCGCCGGTCGTGGGAGCGTCCAGCGCCATGTCCGAATCCCGCCAGCCGCGCCCTCCCGCGAGACGCAGACTGGAGACAGGAACCGAACGGTGGAGGAGAGTCCGATGACGGTCTACGCGACGATCGACAGCCCGCTGGGCGAGCTGCTGCTGGTGGGCGAGGAGTCGCCCACCGCCAAGGGCGGCACCGCGCTGGTCTCGCTGTCCGTGCCGGGCCAGAAGGGCGGCGCCGTCGTCCGGGAGGACTGGGTCCGCGACGACGCGGCGTTCGATGCGGTCGCCGCACAGCTGCGGGCGTACTTCGCCGGGAGCCTCACCCGCTTCGACATCGAGTACGCCGCCGGGGCGGGCACCGACTTCCAGCGCAAGGTCTGGGAGGCCCTCGACACGGTCCCCTACGGCACCACGACCACCTACGGACGGCTCGCCGAGCGCCTCGGCCTCTCGCGCGCCGCGGTCCGCGCCCTCGGCACCGCCATCGGCCGCAACCCGCTCCTCGTCGTCCGCCCCTGCCACCGCGTCATCGGCGCCGACGGCTCCCTGACCGGGTACGCGGGCGGACTGGAGCGCAAGCAGCTGCTCCTCGACCTGGAGACGGCGTGACGAGACGGCGTGCCTCTCAGGCCCTGCCCTCGTCCCCGGCCACGCCGAGTCCGCTGACCCGCAGCGTGATGTTCAGCCTGCCGGTCAGCCCCAGCGCGGGCGGCGCGGTGCCGGGCAGCACCCGCGGCACCCCGTGGTACGCGAGGCGCGAGGCCCCGCCGAACACCACCAGGTCGCCGCTGCGCAGCTCGACGTCCGTGTACGGCTTCGTGCGCGTCCGCGTGTTGCCGAAGCGGAACACCCCCGTGTCCCCGAGGCTCAGGGACACCACGGCGGCCTGCGACTTCTCGTCGCTGTCCCGGTGCATGCCCATCCGGGCGTCGGCGTCGTAGAAGTTGACGAGGGCGATGTCGTACGGCTCCTCGACGGCGTGACCGGCCGCCGCGGCGCCCGCGCGGCCCAGCTCGGCGAGCCACGACGGCATCGGCTTCACCGGGGCGCCGTCCCCGTCGACGACGGTGCGCGCGTACCCGTACGGATACCAGTGCCACCCCAGACACACCTGCCGCGCCGTCATCGCGCCGCCGCCCGGCGTCCGGACCGTGCGCAGTCCGGCGGGCGGCCGGGCCCACTCACGGCACGCCTCCAGGAGCCGCAGCTGCGCCTCCGGTGCCAGCCAGTCGGGCAGGTGCACCGCCCCCGGGCCGAGGACGGTGCGGGCCCGCGGAAACAGCTCGTTCAGTACGGCCACGTCCAGTCGGCGACCTCGGGCAGGTCGATGCCGTGCTCGCGGATCCAGGCGTGGTGCCGCGTGCGGGCGTCCGCCATCGCCTGGCGCACCGCCGTCGCGCGCACGGCCAGGCCCGGAACGCGGTCGACGACGTCCATGACGAGGCGGAACCGGTCGAGGTTGTTGCGCACGACCATGTCGAAGGGCGTCGTGGTCGTGCCCGCCTCCGTGTACCCGCGCACGTGCAGGTTGGCGTGGCCGGTGCGGCGGTAGGCGAGGCGGTGGATCAGCCACGGGTAGCCGTGGTACGCGAAGATCACCGGCTTGTCGCGGGTGAAGAGCGCGTCGAACTCGGAGTCGGCCATGCCGTGCGGGTGCTCCTCGCGCGGCATCAGTCGGGCGATGTCGACGACGTTGACGACCCGCACGGCGAGCTCCGGCAGGTGCTCACGCAGCAGCGCGGCGGCGGCGAGCACCTCCTGCGTCGGCACGTCACCGGCGCAGGCCAGGACCACGTCCGGGTCGCGCGTGCCCTGCTCCGTTCCCGCCCACTCCCAGACGCCCGCGCCGCGCGCGCAGTGGGCGCGGGCTTCGTCCAGGGAGAGCCAGTCGAAGCAGGGCTGCTTGCCGGCGACGACGACGTTGACGTAGTCGCGGCTGTGCAGGACGTGCTCGGTGACGGACAGCAGGGTGTTGGCGTCCGGCGGCAGATAGACGCGTACGACGTGGGGGCTCTTGTTCAGGACGTGGTCGACGAAGCCCGGGTCCTGGTGCGAGAACCCGTTGTGGTCCTGGCGCCACACGTGCGAGGTCAGCAGGTAGTTCAGCGACGGCACGGGCGCGCGCCACGGCAGCGCGCGCGAGGTCTTCAGCCACTTGATGTGCTGGTTGACCATCGAGTCGACGATGTGCACGAACGCTTCGTAGCAGGAGAACAGGCCGTGACGGCCGGTGAGCGTGTACCCCTCGAGCCAGCCCTGGCAGAGGTGCTCGGAGAGCACCTCCATGACCCGGCCATCGCGCGCGAGGTGCTCGTCCGTGTCGAGGGTGCGCTCCTGCCAGACCTTGCTCGTGACGTCGTACAGCGCGCCGAGCCTGTTGGATTCGGTCTCGTCCGGGCCCACGACCCGGAAGTCCCTGCGCTGCGCGGTGTCCGCCATGACCTGAGCGAGCAGGGCGCCCGCGATCCGGGTCGGCTCATGCAGTGTCGTGCCCGGCTTGTCGACGGTGACGGCGAAGTGTTCGAGCGGCGGGACGGGCAGCCGGCGGGTGAGCCTGCCGCCGTTCGCGTGCGGGGTGGCGCCGAGCCTGCGCTCGCCCTCGGGGACGCACGACACGACCTGCTCGCTCGGGCGGCCCTCGGCGTCGAAGAGCTCCTCGGGCCGGTACGAGCGCAGCCACTCCTCCAACAGCCGCAGGTGGTCCGGGTTCTCGCGGACCCCGGACAGCGGCACCTGGTGCGCGCGCCACGTGTTCTCGACGGGCTCGCCGTCCACGGCCGCCGGGCCGGTCCAGCCCTTGGGGGTGCGCAGCACGATGACCGGCCAGGGTTCGCGGCCCTGGGCACCGTCGGCGCTCCGGGCGGCCTCCTGGATGGACCTGATGCGGTCGAGGGCCCGGTCCATCGCAGCGGCCATCGCCTGGTGCATCTCGTGCGGCTCGTCACCGGCGACGTAGATCGGCTGGTGTCCGTAGCCCTTGAGGAGCGCGTCGAGCTCGGCTTCGGGGAGCCGGGCGAGGACGGTCGGGTTGGCGATCTTGTAGCCGTTGAGGTGGAGGATCGGCAGGACCGCACCGTCGTGCGCGGGATCGTGGAACTTGTTGCAGTGCCAGGATGCGGCCAGCGGCCCCGTCTCCGCCTCGCCGTCGCCGATCACGCAGGCGACCAGGAGGTCGGGGTTGTCCAGGGCGGCTCCGTAGGCGTGCGCGAGCGAGTAGCCGAGCTCGCCGCCCTCGTGGATCGAGCCCGGCGTCTCGGGCGCCACGTGGCTGGGCACGCCGCCGGGGAAGGAGAACTGGCGGAACAGCTTCGCCATGCCCTCCGCGTCCCGTGTGATGTCCGGGTACGTCTGCGTGTAACTGCCCTCCAGCCAGGAGTTGGCGAGCACGGCGGGCCCGCCGTGGCCCGGGCCCCACACGCACAGCGCGTCCAGATCCCGCTCCTGGATGACGCGGTTGAGGTGGGTGTGGACGAAGTTGAGACCGGGTGAGGTGCCCCAGTGCCCGAGCAGGCGCGGCTTGATGTGCTCGGGCCGCAGGGGCTCGGTCAGCAGGGCGTTGTCCATCAGGTAGATCTGGCCGGCGGCCAGATAGTTGGCGGCGCGCCAGTGGGCGTCCAGTGCCGCCAGGCGGTCCTTCGCCACGGGTGCCACAAGGTCCTCCTCGCGAGGTTCGGTGCGTACGGCTGCGGTCGGGGTGTCCCGCGGGTTCCACGGGAAGGGCGGGTCAGTCGTGCGGGGCGCCCATGGCTTCTCCGCGTCCAGCACATCAGCCGTGCGGGACGCCCGCCACCGGGACCACGACGCTGCCACCGTTCGTACGCCCGCGGGAGGGCCGAACAGGCCCCGAAGGCCGAAGGGGGGCCTGGGTCCGGAGGAGGGGCTCAGCGGCCGCCCTTCACCGCCCGCAGCAGAACGAACTTCGGGTCGCTCGCGACGACGTCCGCGTTGCCGAAGACCTTGCGGAGCTTGACGTGGTAGCCGAGGTGCCGGTTGCCGATGACCCACAGCTCGCCGCCGGGGCGCAGCGCGGCGCGGGCGCCGGTGAACATGCGGTGGGCGGTGGCACCGGTCGTGGCCTGGTGGCTGTGGAACGGCGGGTTGTTCAGGACGACGTCGACCGTCCCCGGCGGTACGGCCGACAGGGCGTCGCCCGCCACGAAGTGGGCCTTGGCTCCCTCGGCGGCGTTGGCGCGGAACGTGGCCTCGGCGGACGCGACGGCCTGGAAGGACTCGTCGATGAAGGTGACCGTGGCGTCGGGGTCGGCGACGGAGGCGGCGGTGCCGAGCACGCCGTTGCCGCAGCCCAGGTCCACGATGTGGGCGCCGCCGCGGGCGCGCGGCAGGTGCTTGAGGAAGAACCGGGTGCCGATGTCGAGGCGGTCGGCGCAGAAGATGCCCGCGTGGTTGACGACGGTGAGGCCCGCGCCGGCCCCCGCGTCGGCGGGCAGCACGTAACGGCCCGGCCAGGGACTGGTGCCTGCCGCGCGTGCCGGGTCGGGGGCGCTGAAGACGAGCCGCGCCTTCTGGCGGGCCAGGGAGGTCCTGGTGGGCCCGATGATCCGCTCGAAGAGCTCCAGCGTCGACGTGTGGATCTCGGTGACCATTCCGGTGCCGATGACGGCCGTGCCTTCGTGCAGGGCGGGCGCGAGCCGGTGGAGCTGGTCCTCCAGGAGCGCGAGGCTCTTCGGTACGCGGACGAGGAGCACGTCGACGCGTGCGGGCGGCGCGTCCCTGGTCGTCAGGAGTCGTGCCGCGTCCGGCGCGTGACCCGCGCGCGCGAGGTTGGCGCGGGTCGCCTGCTGCGCGAGGAACGAGTCGGTGATCTGCACCGGTACGCGCGCGTGCCCGGCGAGCGCGGTGGTCAGCGCGCCCCACCGGTCCCCGAGGACCGCCACCGTCCCGGAGAGGCCGACGGTCGCGGGGAACCCATCGGGCGCCGCGTCCTCGTCGCCCGCCAGGTGCCGCAGCAGATAGGCGTCGGCGGCCGACCAGGCGCGCAGCTGGTCGCGGGGGTCCTCCGGGAAGCGGGTGAGGTCGTACGCGCCCCATGACGTGCTCAAACGGTTCATCGTGCCCTCAGGCTAACGGAGAGCGCGCCGATGGCTCACCGGGTCACTGTCCCGCCGGTACCGGCTCGAACCAGGTCGGCTCGTCCGCGAGCGCCCGCTTGATCCGGGACAGCGAGAACTCGTGCAGCGCGGGCAGCGCGTCCACGTCGAACCAGGCGACGTCCAGCGACTCGTCGTCGTTGACCCGCGCCTCCCCGCCGACGGCGCGGCAGCGCAGGGTGATGTCCATGTACTGGCACTTGTCGCCGTTGTCGTAGGTCACCGGTTCGAGGGCCTGGACCAGGACGACGCGTTCGGGCACGCAGTGCACGGCCGTCTCCTCGTACACCTCGCGCACCGCGCACTGCGCGGGCTGCTCGCCCGGTTCCGGGATGCCGCCGATCGCCGACCACCTGCCGTTGTCGGAGCGCCGTCCGAGCAGCACCCGCCCCTCGTCGTCGAAGACGATGGCGGTGACTCCGGGGAGCCAGAGAAGCTGCTGGCCTGCGTCGGCGCGGATGGTACGGATGAAATCAGGAGTAGCCATGCTCCGACCCTAACGGCGCCGCGCCGCCGACCAGTCGGGGGCGGGGGCCGGCGATCCGGGCCCCGCGCGCGGCAGTTGCCGCGCGCGTCCGGCACAGGCTGTTGCTTCCCGGCGCTCCGCTACCTGCCGGCGCTCCGCCGGGCCCGCGCCGCCGATGTGACGGCCCAGCCGAGACCGCCCGCGGCGATCAGGACCAGGATGCCTTCGGGGAGCACACCGAGACGCGTCGCGGGGGTCCGCGACGAGCGCAGCGGGACCTCCTCGACGAGCGAGTCGGCGGTGTACCACGTTGTCTTCGACCTGATCTTCCCGTCCGGCATGATGACGGCACTGACACCGCTGGTCACCGGGACCGTGACGGCGCGGCTGTGCTCGACCGCGCGGATGCGGGACATCGCGAGCTGCTGGTAGGTCATCTCGCTGCGGTCGAAGGTGGCGTTGTTGCTGGGCACGGAGATGATCTGCGCGCCGTGGGTGACGGTGTCGCGCACCGCCCAGTCGAAGGCCGCCTCATAGCAGGTCGCGATGCCCACCTTCGTCCCGGCCATGGTGAAGACGCCGGGGTCGGTGCCGCGGCTGAAGTCCCTGCGCACCTTGTCGACGTCGCTGCTGAACGCGCCGACCAGGGAGCGCAGCGGGATGTACTCGCCGAACGGCTGGATCTGCCGCTTGTCGTACGTGTCCGTGGGTCCCTTCTCGGGGTCCCAGAGGATCTGTTCGTTGTAGAGCCTGCCGTTCTTGTTCTCGACGACCCCGCCGACGGAGACGGGCGCGCCGATGGCCTTGACGGCACCCTCGATCGCGAGGCGCGCGTCCGGGTTGGCGAAGGGGTCGATGTCGGAGGAGTTCTCCGGCCACAGGACGAGATCGGGGCGCGCCACCTTGCCGGCCTTCACCTCGGCGGCGAGGCGTTCGGTCTCGCGCACGTGGTGATCGAGGACGGCGCGGCGCTGGGCGTTGAAGTCGAGGCCCGCGCGCGGGACGTTGCCCTGGATGGCGGCGACGGTGGCCGTGCCGTCCTCCGCCTCGTCGCTGACGAGCGGGCGCGACACGAAGGCGCCGAGGACGGGGACGAGCACGGCGAGCGCCGCGACGGCCACCGCGCCGCGGTGCGGGGCACGGGTGGCGCGTACGTCGACGACCTGACGCACGACCTCGTGGAGCCCGAAGCCGCACAGGACGACCGCGAAGCCGAGCACGGGGGTGCCGCCGAGCGCGGCGAGCGGCAGGAACACGCCGTCCGCCTGGCCGAAGGCGATCTTCCCCCAGGGGAATCCGCTGAACGGCACACGTGCGCGTGCCGCTTCTCCGGCGATCCACAGGGCGGCCGCCCAGAGCGGGTATCCGGGCAGGCGTGAGACGGTCGCGATGCCCGCGCCGACGAGGGCGACGAAGACGGCTTCGACGGCGGCGAGGGCCAGCCACGGTCCTGGCCCGACCTCGACGCCGGTCCATACGAGGAGCGGCAGGAGGAAGCCGAGGCCGAAGAGGTAGCCGAGGCCGAGGCCCGCCTTCCAGGTGCGGCCGCGCAGACACCAGGCGAGGGCACCGAAGGCGGGGAGCGCCAGCCACCACAAGGTGCGGGGCGGGAAGCTGACGTAGAGCAGCACTCCGGAGAGGGCCGCCACGGCGGCGGGCACGAACCGGCGCAGGAGGCGGGTGGCGCGGGAGGCCTGCGGGGGCCGTGGATCGAGCTGATCCGGCTCGTCTACGGGAGTGGTGGTGGCGGTCACTCGGGGAGTGTACGGCGCGTCCCGCGGGCGCCGACAGCTCGGTCGGCGGGGCGGCAAAGGGGCCCCTGCCGGTCCGCCCCGGGGCCGGCTCGACGAATCGTTCCTGCACAACTGGTCCCAAAGCGGGGCGTCAGCCGTTAGCGTGTGGCCGAGTCCCCGAGGCCCGTCCGCTCCACGTCACCGTGGGGCGTTCCCGTGCCGGTGGGGGCCCGTCACATACCGGGGGGCGACGGGGTGGGGTCAACGGGTACGGCCGCTTCGGCCTGTCCGGAAGCGGCACACGAGCGGCGGAACGCGTCCGACGCGACGGGCGGGGCGCTGCTCGGCGCCTGTGCGGCGTGGGCGCTGATCACCGCGGGCGTGCACGGCGGCAGCCCGGAGGGGATGCTGCTCGCAGTCCTCGCCGTGGCCGCGGGGTACGCGGGCGGACGGATCTGCGGGGCACTGCTCCCCGTCGCCGCGCCGTGTGCGGGCGCGCTCGCCGGACTCGGGCTCGCCGTGGCGGCGCCGCGGCTCACGCTCAGCCCCTCCTCTCCCCTGGGCCACACCGGCGCCACCGCCGCCCTTCTGATCCTCTCGGCCGGTGCGGCGTGCTGTGCGGCCTGGGCGGCCCGTACGCCTTCGCTCCGCCTGGCGCTGCGGCTGCTCGCCGCAAGCATCGCGGGTGTCGCGGCGGTCCTCGGCTCGCCCGTCGGCTGCGCAGGCTCCGTCATGGTGCTGCTCTGCTCGTTGGCGGCGGCACGGCTGCGCAATCGAGCTCCGGGCATCATCGGGCTCGCCGCCGCGGCGGTCCTGGTCACGGGCGTGTCCCTGGCTCTGGCGGACGATTCGCTCCCGGAGGGCCTGACGGCGCCGCTGGAGGGCAGCGTCGGCCACCACCGCGTGGTGCTGTGGAAGGACGCGCTGAGCCTCGCCGAGCGGGAGCCCGCCATGGGGGTGGGACCGGGCCGGTTCGGCGATGTCAGTCCCGTCGCCGCCGACGACCTCGTCACGGACGGCAAGCCGCACTCGGCGACGCTGCAACAGGCGTCGGAGCAGGGGTTCGTCGGGGTGGCGCTGCTGGCGGCGGTGTTCTGCTGGCTGCTCCACGCCCTGTGGCGCTCCCCCGGTTCCACCCAGGTGGTCCTGTCGGCGGGGGCGTCCCTCACGGCACTGACGGCCGTGGCGGCAGTGGGCAACGCGCTGAGTGTGACGACGGTGACCACGGGAGCGGGCCTCCTGGCGGGCATCGCCACGGCCCGCCCTCTGGCCACAGGACTCCACGGGGAGGA
This window encodes:
- a CDS encoding PadR family transcriptional regulator; translated protein: MSLPHAILTALLEKPSSGLELTRRFDKSIGYFWSATHQQIYRELGRLERDGAIRALPRQGATRGQKKEYEVLPAGREELARWTAASQDPKPLRDTLLLRLRAAAVVGTQGIREDLHRHLDLHRRQLAEYEEIEQRDFPPGKDAVEDRLRHVVLRAGIDLETFWTQWLTRTIEELEAP
- a CDS encoding methylated-DNA--[protein]-cysteine S-methyltransferase, giving the protein MTVYATIDSPLGELLLVGEESPTAKGGTALVSLSVPGQKGGAVVREDWVRDDAAFDAVAAQLRAYFAGSLTRFDIEYAAGAGTDFQRKVWEALDTVPYGTTTTYGRLAERLGLSRAAVRALGTAIGRNPLLVVRPCHRVIGADGSLTGYAGGLERKQLLLDLETA
- a CDS encoding NADPH-dependent 2,4-dienoyl-CoA reductase, whose protein sequence is MSRYPNLLNPLDLGFTTLPNRVLMGSMHVGLEEAPGGFERMAEFYATRARGGVGLIVTGGIAPNELGRPWDGGAKLTTDAEAKEHEAITAAVHAEGGRIAMQILHFGRYAYHDKLVAPSALQAPISPFAPRELTDDEVEQTVEDFVRAAELAKSAGYDGVEVMGSEGYLINEFIAAPTNQRTDRWGGSYENRIRFPVEIVRRTRERVGADFIIIYRLSMLDLVPGGSTLEEVVHLAKEIEAAGATIINTGIGWHEARIPTIATSVPRGAYSFVTKKLMGEVSVPLVTVNRINTPEIAEQLLADGAADMVSLARPLLADPDFVNKAKDERPEAINTCIGCNQACLDHTFNLQITSCLVNPRACHETELVLSPTRTRKRLAVVGAGPAGLAFAVSAAERGHDVTLFDAADEIGGQLNVARKIPGKEEFDETLRYFRTQLDLRGVTVRLNTVVTADELAQDAFDEVVVAAGVTPRTPDIPGIDHPSVVGYLDVLRDEAPVGERVAIIGAGGIGFDVAEFLTDGGEKASLDPATYFRQWGVDMDYRERGGLTKPERPTPPRTVHLLQRKTSKVGKGLGKTTGWIHRTELRHRGVAMVAGVSYDLIDDAGLHITVDGESSVIPVDTVVLCSGQEPRRDLYEELVAAGVAVHLIGGADVAAELDAKRAIKQGTELAAAL
- a CDS encoding alpha-ketoglutarate-dependent dioxygenase AlkB, which translates into the protein MAVLNELFPRARTVLGPGAVHLPDWLAPEAQLRLLEACREWARPPAGLRTVRTPGGGAMTARQVCLGWHWYPYGYARTVVDGDGAPVKPMPSWLAELGRAGAAAAGHAVEEPYDIALVNFYDADARMGMHRDSDEKSQAAVVSLSLGDTGVFRFGNTRTRTKPYTDVELRSGDLVVFGGASRLAYHGVPRVLPGTAPPALGLTGRLNITLRVSGLGVAGDEGRA
- a CDS encoding Gfo/Idh/MocA family protein encodes the protein MTAAPGGAGPVGVAVVGAGVISAQYLSTVSRFPDVRIVAVADLDEERAAAVARTHGIPVSGGPADVLALPEVELVVNLTVPTAHARVAAAALRAGKHVYGEKPITLVPAEAEKLLAEASERGLLVGNAPDTFLGAGLQSALRAVAAGHIGAPVAATTVTQGLGPEAWHPDPAFFYQPGAGPLFDLGPYYLTSLVALFGSVEQVAATAARAREERVVGSGPKAGQAFPVDVPTHVSSLLRFASGVRAHSTFSFDSALPRIRFEITGTEGTLSVPDPNTFGGPLRLLPNGSGTWRELPVRGRTDGRGLGVVDMARAVRGGGPHRASGALALHVLQTMTAITHSADRAEFVPLAAQVVPPEPLPEDWDPEEPTLGAGSRGHGEGASP
- a CDS encoding sugar phosphate isomerase/epimerase family protein, coding for MPRPLSVQLYTVRDQLVADREGTLRRLAGLGYGAVEAYDVLGDPKGLRRIVDDLGLAVSGTHTVQLLGPEPGPVLDAVATLGTDLAIVPAGIPPEEFTSRDGLARTADRLNSLADVAGRHGIRIGYHNHWWEMEPRFDDGGAGLLHAVDLLAGLLDPAVFLEVDTYWAAVGGADVPALLRRLGDRVWALHLKDGPGTKEDPNVAVGGGTMPVPEILAAAPDALRIVEFDSCAGDGDTLFDELAASRVYLASLAAA